A window of the Brassica napus cultivar Da-Ae unplaced genomic scaffold, Da-Ae ScsIHWf_875;HRSCAF=1241, whole genome shotgun sequence genome harbors these coding sequences:
- the LOC111215560 gene encoding 40S ribosomal protein S14-2 → MSRRKTREPKEETVTLGPAVRDGEQVFGVVHIFASFNDTFIHVTDLSGRETLVRITGGMKVKADRDESSPYAAMLAAQDVAQRCKELGITAMHVKLRATGGNKTKTPGPGAQSALRALARSGMKIGRIEDVTPIPTDSTRRKGGRRGRRL, encoded by the exons ATG TCGAGGAGAAAGACAAGAGAGCCGAAGGAAGAGACAGTGACACTTGGACCAGCTGTTCGTGATGGAGAGCAAGTCTTCGGTGTTGTTCACATCTTCGCTTCCTTCAACGACACTTTCATt CACGTTACTGATTTGTCTGGACGTGAAACCCTTGTCCGTATCACTG gtGGAATGAAGGTGAAAGCTGACAGGGATGAGTCATCGCCTTACGCAGCTATGCTTGCTGCGCAAGACGTTGCTCAGCGATGCAAGGAGCTTGGAATCACCGCTATGCACGTGAAGCTCCGTGCTACGGGTGGAAACAAGACCAAGACACCTGGTCCCGGTGCTCAGTCCGCTCTTAGAGCTCTTGCCCGTTCCGGCATGAAAATTGGCCGCATTG aGGATGTTACTCCGATCCCAACAGACAGTACCCGCCGAAAGGGTggtagaagaggaagaaggctctGA